One Lycium barbarum isolate Lr01 chromosome 5, ASM1917538v2, whole genome shotgun sequence genomic window carries:
- the LOC132640011 gene encoding N6-adenosine-methyltransferase non-catalytic subunit MTB-like has product MTSPERLRSYLKQDDLDKFDDDWEGDDKRKYRSSKSRSGNSEEAEGLDSNGRRRSNMDRTESRKRSGGSSKADIDEDDYEAENDLRSKLTKKKQGENTLETLSNWYREGELGGKYDNGDKAGGRGQILANEGVRRKSTSRFSDGDGSQTRNKGKNEKLYGGDYENALERNSRHLERKDSTTEKGHVLLDGLKDSNGDKNVTYLESDERKIDCDRSKKGRSHAIEEDRGGERNRREMDSSNRSRTPERSGRRRYDSESIETEYEKRDTFRRKEQEKDGVRDDKSKGRDDGRSDRDRFRDGSKDGWKRRQGNFVDKEMKEGETPYEHGREWETPRRGWIDNERPRSGGRKDGNRTEALKTSSKYGISNENYDVIEIQTRPFDHGREEVISSAARTAEFNQNSDARDDENCALPRDDRGKNMSWSGQSGQDLKDSGEGSYRDETESRAQKGDASVRAALGQTFSSGSEPPYGNQEPSSLNRAVPIGSKGGRVGRGGRGRPTGRDGHQFGPPMPMMGSPFGPLGMPSPGSVQSLAPNMSPAPGPPMSPSVFIPPFSPPVVWPGARGLEMNMLGVPPGLPPVLPGPGFPPNLGNPMFFNQSGPGRGAPPNMSGPNFNALIPAGRGQVKDKANAGWVPPRINAPPGRAPSRGEQNDYSQNFVDTGTRPQNFIRELELTSVVEDYPKLRELIQRKDEIVVKSSSPPMYYKCDLHEQELSSEFFGTKFDVILIDPPWEEYVHRAPGVTDHMEYWTFEEIMNLKIEAIADTPSFVFLWVGDGVGLEQGRQCLKKWGFRRCEDICWVKTNKTNATPGLRHDSHTLFQRSKEHCLLGIKGTVRRSTDGHIIHANIDTDVIIAEEPPYGSTAKPEDMYRIIEHFALGRRRLELFGEDHNIRSGWLTVGKGLSSSNFSAETYVRNFGDRDGKVWQGGGGRNPPPGAPHLVITTPEIESLRPKSPMKNQQQMQQQTASISVPTTNSSNKRPAGNSPQNNNNSQNVNQEGSNNIPNAGPWVPPIDSFQGREISDNRHFDMYGYNAALRQANTEFFEYESHKAMNL; this is encoded by the exons ATGACTTCCCCTGAACGATTAAGGAGTTATCTAAAGCAGGATGACCTAGATAAGTTTGACGATGACTGGGAAGGGGATGATAAGAGAAAATACAGGTCAAGTAAATCAAGGTCTGGCAACAGTGAAGAAGCTGAAGGTTTAGATAGTAATGGAAGGAGAAGAAGTAACATGGACAGAACTGAGAGTCGGAAAAGATCTGGTGGATCAAGCAAAGCTGATATTGATGAGGATGATTATGAGGCCGAAAATGACTTGCGGTCCAAATTGACGAAGAAGAAGCAGGGGGAGAATACATTGGAGACGTTGAGCAATTGGTATCGGGAAGGAGAACTTGGGGGCAAGTATGATAATGGAGACAAAGCAGGGGGTAGAGGACAAATCCTAGCTAATGAGGGTGTCAGAAGGAAATCAACTTCAAGGTTTTCTGATGGTGATGGTTCCCAGACAAGAAATAAAGGTAAAAATGAGAAGTTATATGGTGGGGACTATGAAAATGCACTGGAAAGGAATTCTAgacatttggaaagaaaggacagTACCACAGAAAAGGGTCATGTTCTTTTGGATGGCCTTAAAGATTCAAATGGAGACAAGAATGTTACATACCTGGAAAGTGACGAGAGAAAAATTGACTGTGATAGGAGTAAGAAAGGCAGATCGCATGCTATAGAGGAAGACAGAGGAGGAGAGAGAAATAGGAGAGAGATGGACTCCTCCAATAGGTCCAGGACACCTGAGAGGAGTGGAAGGCGCCGTTACGACTCGGAAAGCATTGAGACGGAATATGAAAAAAGAGATACTTTCCGGaggaaagaacaagaaaaagatgGTGTCAGAGATGATAAATCAAAAGGAAGGGATGATGGCAGGAGTGATAGAGACAGATTTCGGGATGGTTCCAAAGATGGGTGGAAAAGAAGGCAAGGGAACTTTGTTGACAAGGAAATGAAAGAAGGTGAGACACCATATGAACATGGCAGAGAGTGGGAAACACCCAGACGTGGTTGGATTGACAATGAAAGGCCACGTTCTGGTGGTAGAAAAGATGGAAACAGGACAGAAGCTTTGAAAACTTCATCGAAATATGGAATTTCAAATGAGAATTATGATGTCATAGAGATCCAAACCCGGCCATTTGACCATGGTAGGGAGGAGGTGATATCTTCTGCAGCGAGAACAGCCGAATTTAATCAGAACTCTGATGCAAGAGATGACGAGAACTGTGCCCTTCCCAGGGATGACAGGGGAAAAAACATGAGTTGGTCAGGCCAATCCGGTCAAGATTTAAAGGATTCAGGTGAAGGTTCATATAGGGATGAGACTGAATCAAGGGCTCAGAAAGGAGATGCATCTGTTCGAGCTGCCTTGGGTCAAACTTTCAGTAGTGGTTCAGAACCTCCATATGGGAACCAGGAACCATCTTCCCTCAATAGAGCTGTTCCAATAGGTTCTAAAGGAGGTAGGGTTGGGAGAGGAGGAAGAGGGAGGCCCACCGGAAGGGACGGCCACCAGTTCGGACCTCCAATGCCAATGATGGGATCACCTTTTGGACCACTTGGAATGCCGTCGCCTGGATCTGTGCAATCTTTAGCTCCTAACATGTCACCTGCTCCAGGTCCTCCTATGTCTCCTAGTGTTTTCATTCCTCCATTTTCACCTCCTGTGGTTTGGCCTGGAGCTCGAGGTCTTGAGATGAATATGCTAGGTGTTCCACCTGGACTCCCACCTGTTCTTCCTGGACCTGGATTTCCCCCTAATTTGGGGAATCCAATGTTTTTTAATCAATCAGGCCCTGGAAGAGGGGCACCTCCTAACATGTCTGGTCCAAATTTTAACGCCCTTATACCAGCAGGTCGTGGACAGGTTAAAGATAAAGCAAATGCAGGTTGGGTGCCTCCTCGAATTAATGCCCCACCTGGCAGAGCTCCTTCTAGGGGTGAGCAGAATGATTACTCCCAAAATTTTGTAGACACTGGCACGAGGCCTCAAAATTTCATCAGGGAACTAGAGCTTACCAGTGTTGTTGAGGACTATCCCAAGCTTCGAGAACTTATTCAAAGGAAGGATGAGATTGTTGTCAAATCTTCTTCGCCTCCCATGTATTACAAATGTGACCTGCATGAGCAGGAGCTGTCCTCGGAGTTTTTTGGGACCAAGTTTGATGTCATTCTAATAGACCCCCCATGGGAGGAATATGTTCATCGAGCTCCTGGTGTCACTGACCATATGGAGTACTGGACATTTGAGGAAATAATGAATCTCAAAATTGAG GCCATTGCTGACACTCCATCATTTGTTTTCCTTTGGGTTGGTGATGGTGTGGGGCTTGAGCAAGGGCGCCAATGTCTGAAGAAG TGGGGATTTCGCAGATGTGAGGACATATGTTGGGTAAAAACAAACAAAACCAATGCAACTCCAGGATTACGGCATGATTCCCATACATTATTTCAGCGTTCAAAG GAGCACTGCCTTTTGGGCATAAAAGGAACTGTTCGTCGTAGTACCGATGGCCATATAATTCATGCAAATATTGACACAGATGTGATTATTGCTGAGGAACCTCCTTATG GATCAACTGCAAAGCCTGAAGATATGTACCGCATAATTGAGCATTTTGCACTTGGCCGGAGAAGGCTTGAGCTCTTTGGTGAAGACCATAATATTCGATCTGGCTGGTTGACTGTTGGTAAAGGATTATCTTCATCAAACTTCAGTGCAGAG ACCTATGTGCGGAATTTTGGCGATAGGGATGGGAAAGTCTGGCAGGGTGGGGGAGGAAGGAATCCACCACCAGGCGCACCACATCTTGTTATTACAACACCTGAAATAGAGTCTCTTCGGCCCAAGTCGCCAATGAAGAATCAGCAGCAAATGCAGCAACAGACAGCATCTATATCTGTGCCAACAACCAACTCTTCCAACAAGAGGCCAGCCGGGAACTCGCCCCAGAACAATAATAATTCACAAAACGTGAACCAAGAAGGCTCTAATAACATCCCGAATGCAGGACCTTGGGTTCCACCAATTGATAGTTTTCAAGGGAGAGAGATTTCAGATAATAGGCATTTCGATATGTACGGGTATAATGCAGCCCTTAGACAGGCCAACACTGAATTTTTCGAGTATGAATCTCATAAGGCAATGAACTTGTAG
- the LOC132640012 gene encoding lysM domain receptor-like kinase 3, with product MCKSKKTLINEVMEPNHKQPRKSSSSSSSTTRTSSKKSSSSTTKTPHNLLSPNNSTQSFIINNSQSWASSTKSSHHSLTSLKESLLFQEQQQLHIYNFQEIRSATQNFLKTPLSSSSTSTSWKCNLHNQQVVVIQRKLRRLIEPNVLVGHVAMICKSHHSSLIPLKGVSISGNYIYLVYEYTQGVNLSEALRNPRNPNFTVLSNWGLRMQIASDIASGLDYIHNSTGLGLGFVHNHIKSRSIIVTENSLNAKICHFGTAELCGETKGVQEDPNSEIGPEKKPELKKCGSKGLKFEGTRGYMAPEFQWTGMATVKSDVYAFGVVVLELISGKEAVKYEFDEESCGYVKVSVIDTAAKAAEDGGAGLRGWVDKRLRDSYPVDVAEKLLRVGLECVENNPNNRPDMGRVAGRISQMYLESKTWADKFAPLTDFTVSLGPR from the exons ATGTGTAAATCCAAGAAAACACTCATCAATGAAGTTATGGAACCAAACCATAAACAACCAAGAaaatcatcatcttcttcttcttcaaccaCTAGAACTTCATCAaagaaatcatcatcatcaacaacaaaaacACCCCACAATTTATTATCACCAAATAATTCAACCCAAAGTTTCATAATCAACAATTCTCAATCATGGGCATCATCAACAAAATCAAGTCATCATTCATTAACAAGTCTTAAAGAATCACTATTATTCcaagaacaacaacaattacaTATCTATAACTTTCAAGAAATCCGTTCAGCTACCCAAAACTTTCTAAAAACTCCACTTTCATCctcatcaacttcaacttcatGGAAATGCAATTTACATAATCAACAAGTCGTCGTAATTCAACGTAAATTACGACGATTAATTGAACCCAATGTGCTCGTTGGACACGTGGCGATGATTTGTAAAAGTCATCATTCAAGTTTAATTCCATTAAAAGGAGTTTCTATTTCGGGAAACTATATTTATTTAGTGTATGAATATACACAAGGTGTTAATTTATCTGAAGCATTGAGAAACCCTAGAAACCCTAATTTTACTGTACTTTCAAATTGGGGATTAAGGATGCAAATTGCTTCAGATATAGCAAGTGGATTAGATTATATACATAATTCAACAGGATTAGGGTTAGGGTTTGTACATAATCATATTAAAAGTAGGAGTATTATTGTTACGGAGAATTCGTTAAATGCGAAGATTTGTCATTTTGGTACGGCTGAGCTTTGTGGGGAGACGAAAGGAGTGCAGGAGGATCCGAATAGTGAAATCGGGCCGGAGAAAAAACCCGAATTGAAGAAATGTGGAAGCAAAGGCTTGAAATTTGAAG GTACGAGAGGGTATATGGCGCCGGAGTTTCAGTGGACGGGAATGGCGACGGTGAAGAGTGATGTGTACGCTTTCGGTGTGGTGGTTTTGGAGTTGATTTCCGGTAAGGAGGCGGTGAAGTACGAATTTGATGAGGAGAGCTGTGGATATGTTAAGGTTTCGGTGATTGATACGGCGGCAAAAGCGGCAGAGGACGGTGGCGCAGGGTTGAGGGGGTGGGTGGATAAGCGGTTGAGGGATTCGTACCCGGTGGATGTGGCGGAGAAATTGTTACGGGTCGGGTTGGAATGTGTGGAGAATAACCCGAATAATAGACCGGATATGGGTCGGGTTGCGGGTCGGATTTCACAAATGTATTTGGAATCAAAGACTTGGGCTGATAAGTTTGCTCCACTTACTGACTTTACTGTTTCCTTAGGACCTCGTTga